GGTGTTTTTGCCATCTGTCTTTTTATCAATTCTACAAGTGTGGTTTCTTCTATTTCCTTTTGAGTGTCGTTGTATTGGTTTATAAAGTTTTGGTCTTCTTCTTTTATGTTGAATGTGTATTCTTTCTTGTTTATGATGCTTTGTATTACTTCTACATATTGTCTGAACATCATTTCTATTGTTTGTTCTTCAAATATGTCTTGAATGTAATCCCATACAATGCTTAATTGTCCATTGCGTTGTGCTACCTGATTGTCTAAGTATACTTGTGATGTCTGGGTTATTCCTTGGAATTCTTCCATTATTGGTTCA
The genomic region above belongs to Vallitalea longa and contains:
- a CDS encoding AMP-binding protein; this encodes EPIMEEFQGITQTSQVYLDNQVAQRNGQLSIVWDYIQDIFEEQTIEMMFRQYVEVIQSIINKKEYTFNIKEEDQNFINQYNDTQKEIEETTLVELIKRQMAKTPEKVAVKDKEEQLTYSELDRCSNQVAAYLIQEGVEKGDAVAVIASRDIA